The Candidatus Methanosuratincola sp. genome includes the window CATCGGATCTTCGGGTCGTCTCGGGGGAAAGATATTCTGTGCCTCCTCGATGAGGAGGACGTGGGTGAGATCCGGGCGTTCGCCCCGCTGGACGCAGTAGTCATAGACCATCTTCATCAGGATGTTCGCGTAGATCGTCCTGTTGTTGACGTCTTTGAGGTTTGTCAGGTCGATTGAGACCAAGCCTTGGAAGATCTCGTCCCGAGGGATGGAGTCGGCACCAGAGAGGGCGAACCCACATGCCCCTTCCGTGAACGACTTGAGGCGCCTCATCAACGCCATCCTAGTCTCATGATCCCAGCTGGAGCGCATGGGCAGCAGGCTCAGTTCGGCTATCAGGTCAGAGACGGTAGGGGTGATCTTGGACCTGTACGCCGCCTTGAGCGCCTCCCTGAACATGTAAGACTGCGGAGGGGTAAAGCGGAAGACTTGTGCGAAGATGTCGGTAATGAACTCAACCTGGAAAGACAGATCCTTGCCGCTGAAGCCTGACAGTGGATTGATGGTGAGACCGCCTTGGGTGCCTGGCTTGAGGACCCTTCCGCCGGCGTCCTCGACTACGAGGGAGTGTTCGCCATGCCAGTCCAATATCAGGACTGAGGCGCCCATAGAGTAGAGCCGGAGCGCCAGGCTTATTGCGGTCGTCGACTTGCCGCTGCCGGTGGCCCCGAATATCGAGACGTGCCGCCTGATATCTGCGAGCGGGATGCAGAGGGGAGCCACCTCCTTCCCCCTCGAATAGACGGAGCCGATCAGAGGTCCTCCGCTGGTTACAGGCGGTTGTAAAGCAGGCACCAAGGAGGACGGGTCCTGGCGGTCAGGAGGAGGCGGGACGATCGAAAGGGGTGCTCCGGAGTAGGGCTTGGCAATGCCGCCGATCTTGCACAGCGAGTAGGGCAAGGGCGAGGAGATAATCAACGATAGGTCTCTTTCGTCGAGCCTTCTTGTCTGCGCCCCAGGGAAGACCAAACTGACGAGGCTTTCCAGCTGCCTCGACGCCATCTCTGACCTCCCGGAGAGGTCGCTCCTGTCGTCCGAGCAGAACCACGCAATCAGCAGCGCCTGGCTCCCGCTCGGCGATTCGCGGAGGGGGCCGGATCCCGGAAGCGAGTACATTATGTAGGCGGTCGGCATCCCGAATGAGCCCATAGCCTCGGTGAACCTGCACAGGCGCTCGTAGGCCAGCTCCTTTTCAAACCTGCCGAAAGACTCCTCGTAAGAGGCGCTTATCGACACGGCTACGGCAGAGTACTTCTTGCCTCCAAACTCGAGAACGGGTGGTGATCGCCCAAGCCTGAGCACTGCCCCCATGTAAGGGCTGCGCTTCACCAATGTCAAGACCAGGGCGGACAGAAGAGGGATTGAGACCGAAGCCGCGGCGGCTATGGGAATCCCCAGATAATCTTTCAGGAATAGGAAGGCGAGGGGTGCGAGAAAAAAAGAGGGTATTATCGACATGTCTCAGCCTATCCTGAAAAATGAAAGGACTTGGTTCAAGGAATTCCGCAGGTTCTCGATAAATTCGTTCCCATTGAATACGGAGAGGTTGAATGTGTTCTGAACCCCCGAAAGGAGACCAACAACGATCGACATGACGACTGTCAGTGTCACTATTGATAGCCCCAGCAAAAGCCCCTCTTCCACCAGGGGCGACCCTCTCCTGGAAAAACGCCTACGCATCATCTTCCCCCCTAGATCGTGGGGCTTTAAAAAGCAATGCCCACGAAGATGACCAGAGCGAGGTAAGTGACGAGGTAGGCGATAGAAGCACGAAGAACGGATCCGAAACCGCCGACAAAGGGCAGTGTCTTGGTTGGGAGGTATGAGGACAGGAGGGCCAGCGCGTAGAAGACGGAAAAGGCAGGGAGATCAAACCGGATGAGGGATCCCCCCATGACAACCCCCAGCCGCTGGTCGGAGAAGAAGGACCCCAGTATAGGGGAGGCGAAAGCTGTGACTGCGAGGCA containing:
- a CDS encoding ATP-binding protein, producing MSIIPSFFLAPLAFLFLKDYLGIPIAAAASVSIPLLSALVLTLVKRSPYMGAVLRLGRSPPVLEFGGKKYSAVAVSISASYEESFGRFEKELAYERLCRFTEAMGSFGMPTAYIMYSLPGSGPLRESPSGSQALLIAWFCSDDRSDLSGRSEMASRQLESLVSLVFPGAQTRRLDERDLSLIISSPLPYSLCKIGGIAKPYSGAPLSIVPPPPDRQDPSSLVPALQPPVTSGGPLIGSVYSRGKEVAPLCIPLADIRRHVSIFGATGSGKSTTAISLALRLYSMGASVLILDWHGEHSLVVEDAGGRVLKPGTQGGLTINPLSGFSGKDLSFQVEFITDIFAQVFRFTPPQSYMFREALKAAYRSKITPTVSDLIAELSLLPMRSSWDHETRMALMRRLKSFTEGACGFALSGADSIPRDEIFQGLVSIDLTNLKDVNNRTIYANILMKMVYDYCVQRGERPDLTHVLLIEEAQNIFPPRRPEDPMTIGERILAELRKFGEGVVVISQFPSSVSQDVVKNTAVRVIHAIRSGEDLEVIGASTSMDERQVGAIPLLSVGEAIVSLPSRSGNFFVKVSADPLISVCRPLSAGTCQEPLPSGAGQPS